A genome region from Nitrospira sp. includes the following:
- a CDS encoding efflux RND transporter periplasmic adaptor subunit — MIGRGVTTGIIVTILSCLPGCGEQGAEPPKPPSSAEVAPHAAVPHAIHPPPAVRERLRTEPATRRAVPELVTAPGEVALDLKKVAKITSRIEGQIERIHVQLGDRVTPRQPLAAVGSLQLDQLVEEYLVGKAQADVAENNLRRTEKLRTDDIVPERKLIEDKGAHLATKARYQHVREKLLAMGISKAELAGLERGGHEEGHHYTLTSPIAGTVVAQNAVRGQGVTPGAELFEVVDTSRVWVIANLPIEQARHFKGGDLGTITPKGGETITAPLTYLAPVADETTRTIHVRFEVENQQGQLKPHEYVEVALALSGVPVVAVPVSALTTIDKTRGVFIEGPDGYTFAPIDAGRESGSWVEIRTGVKEGTPVVIDGVFDLKNVLLKEQIGSGD, encoded by the coding sequence ATGATCGGACGCGGCGTAACGACCGGAATCATCGTGACCATCCTCAGTTGTCTCCCCGGATGCGGAGAGCAGGGAGCGGAACCGCCCAAACCGCCCTCCTCCGCCGAAGTGGCGCCGCATGCAGCCGTACCCCATGCGATTCACCCCCCGCCGGCCGTCCGGGAACGTCTCCGCACCGAGCCCGCCACACGACGTGCCGTTCCGGAACTCGTGACCGCCCCAGGCGAGGTCGCACTCGACTTAAAAAAAGTCGCCAAAATTACCTCCCGCATTGAAGGGCAGATCGAACGTATTCACGTGCAGTTGGGAGACCGGGTCACGCCCAGACAGCCGCTCGCCGCCGTCGGCAGCCTCCAACTGGATCAATTGGTGGAAGAATATCTCGTTGGGAAGGCGCAGGCCGACGTGGCGGAAAACAATCTCAGACGGACAGAGAAGCTGCGCACGGATGACATCGTGCCGGAGCGAAAGCTCATCGAAGACAAGGGGGCCCACTTGGCGACGAAGGCACGCTACCAGCACGTCCGAGAAAAACTGCTGGCCATGGGCATCTCGAAAGCCGAACTCGCCGGGCTCGAACGCGGCGGACATGAAGAAGGCCATCACTACACACTGACGTCTCCCATCGCCGGGACGGTGGTGGCACAGAATGCGGTGCGTGGACAGGGTGTCACGCCTGGGGCGGAACTCTTCGAAGTCGTCGATACCAGCCGTGTCTGGGTCATTGCCAACCTCCCCATCGAGCAGGCCCGCCATTTCAAAGGGGGCGACCTGGGCACGATCACCCCCAAGGGCGGCGAGACGATCACCGCCCCACTCACCTATCTGGCGCCGGTCGCAGATGAGACCACGCGCACCATCCACGTACGCTTCGAGGTGGAGAACCAGCAGGGACAGCTGAAGCCGCACGAATATGTGGAAGTGGCGCTCGCCCTCTCAGGGGTACCGGTGGTGGCGGTTCCTGTGTCTGCTCTCACCACTATCGACAAGACTCGCGGGGTCTTCATAGAAGGCCCGGACGGGTACACCTTCGCGCCGATCGACGCAGGACGTGAAAGCGGCAGCTGGGTCGAAATTCGAACGGGTGTGAAGGAAGGCACCCCGGTCGTGATCGACGGGGTTTTTGATCTGAAAAACGTGCTGCTGAAAGAACAGATCGGATCGGGCGACTAA
- a CDS encoding TolC family protein, with protein sequence MIARLVCSLVLAMATAGPLAGGPVTWAEAPRTATYSLPDILTLAVQHSPTLAGAEGVVKQSEGQQIAAGAYPNPSVSGSAGRGAIRDPSTGTHVTERTFMVEQPLEWTGKRQARQEAADAGVAGATAAFEDTRLALLADVKVAFYHLLFAQRDVELAAQNVTSVEEVLRTVHARVAAGEATSFDSMKAGVEMQKAKKDVARANSTLLVAKARLNTLTAGSLGKEFFIQGDFQLPKPGVNAEALATQAMEQHPSIRRQSKLAEQAEHTLRYEREARVPNISLLGSYHREAGDESLTAGLSVPLPLWYRRQGEIQSALGAKHRADAERLRQQNELEQAITQYAQEVRTAQDQLLVFETGLLKQAEQTLTVARTSFRHGAASLLDVLDAQRVYRQTQLEYAQARADLSIALARLERALGASL encoded by the coding sequence ATGATTGCTCGTCTTGTCTGTTCCCTAGTCCTGGCGATGGCTACCGCCGGCCCCCTCGCGGGCGGCCCCGTGACCTGGGCAGAAGCGCCACGCACGGCCACGTATTCCTTGCCGGATATTCTGACTCTGGCGGTGCAACACAGCCCCACGCTGGCCGGCGCTGAGGGCGTGGTGAAACAAAGCGAGGGCCAACAGATTGCCGCGGGTGCCTATCCGAACCCCTCCGTTTCCGGCAGCGCCGGGCGTGGCGCCATTCGCGACCCGAGCACCGGCACGCACGTGACCGAGCGCACGTTCATGGTGGAACAACCGCTGGAATGGACCGGCAAGCGGCAGGCCCGCCAGGAAGCGGCCGATGCCGGAGTAGCCGGAGCGACTGCGGCATTCGAGGACACCCGACTCGCCCTGCTCGCCGATGTGAAAGTGGCCTTCTACCATCTACTCTTTGCCCAGCGTGATGTGGAACTCGCCGCACAGAACGTCACCAGTGTGGAAGAAGTCCTACGGACGGTGCACGCGCGCGTCGCGGCCGGCGAAGCAACCTCCTTCGACAGCATGAAAGCCGGCGTGGAAATGCAGAAGGCCAAGAAGGACGTCGCCCGTGCGAACAGTACGCTGTTGGTCGCCAAGGCCCGCTTGAATACTCTGACAGCCGGGTCCCTCGGAAAAGAGTTTTTCATCCAGGGCGATTTTCAATTGCCCAAGCCGGGCGTGAATGCGGAGGCCTTGGCGACGCAAGCCATGGAACAACATCCGTCCATACGCCGACAGAGCAAGTTGGCGGAACAGGCGGAACATACCCTGCGGTATGAGCGAGAAGCCCGCGTTCCCAACATCAGTCTGCTGGGTAGTTATCACCGGGAGGCCGGTGATGAATCGCTCACCGCCGGACTCAGCGTGCCCCTCCCCCTCTGGTACCGGCGACAGGGAGAAATTCAATCCGCGCTGGGTGCCAAACACCGCGCCGATGCGGAACGGCTGCGACAACAGAACGAGCTGGAGCAGGCCATCACTCAATATGCGCAGGAAGTCCGCACGGCGCAGGATCAGTTGCTCGTGTTTGAAACCGGCCTCTTGAAGCAGGCCGAACAGACCTTGACCGTGGCCCGCACGAGTTTCCGGCACGGCGCCGCCAGTCTGTTGGACGTCCTGGATGCACAACGTGTCTATCGGCAAACCCAGCTGGAATATGCGCAGGCACGGGCCGATCTCTCCATTGCGCTGGCCCGGTTGGAGCGGGCATTGGGAGCATCTCTATGA